The following coding sequences are from one Megamonas funiformis window:
- a CDS encoding sugar phosphate isomerase/epimerase family protein, with protein sequence MKIGFNEATALECKGQSLMADLEMCEKYGFDYIEIRFDCVKDYLKEHTLDELATWFKNHHLKPWAYNTLIFFNQRDEAGEKEIDDEVDFILKVSKAIGMKMLITVPSFDVKDKTISEIKEEAVARLRYLSDKVGEDMKISLEFCGAPNCSINQFGTAYDVVKAVDRPNVGITVDTFHFHEMCSKLEDLKKADGNKIFAYHLNDCEDLPLGSCGDDKRLWPGEGVVDHEGIATALKEIGFDGVCTIEEFRPEYYAMSHEENIKKAAEVTKAFVNKYFG encoded by the coding sequence ATGAAAATCGGATTTAATGAAGCTACAGCTTTAGAATGTAAAGGTCAGTCTTTAATGGCAGACCTCGAAATGTGTGAAAAATACGGTTTCGATTATATTGAAATTCGTTTTGACTGCGTAAAAGACTATTTAAAAGAACATACTTTAGATGAACTCGCTACTTGGTTTAAAAATCATCATTTAAAACCTTGGGCTTACAATACTTTAATTTTCTTCAACCAAAGAGATGAAGCTGGAGAAAAAGAAATCGATGATGAAGTAGATTTCATTTTAAAAGTTTCTAAAGCCATCGGTATGAAAATGCTTATTACTGTACCATCTTTTGATGTAAAAGATAAAACTATCTCTGAAATTAAAGAAGAAGCTGTTGCTCGTCTACGTTATTTATCTGATAAAGTTGGAGAAGATATGAAAATCTCTCTTGAATTCTGTGGTGCTCCAAATTGCTCCATCAATCAATTTGGTACAGCTTATGATGTTGTAAAAGCTGTTGATCGTCCAAATGTTGGCATCACTGTAGATACATTCCATTTCCATGAAATGTGTTCTAAACTTGAAGACCTCAAAAAAGCAGATGGTAATAAAATTTTTGCTTATCATTTAAATGATTGCGAAGATTTACCACTTGGCTCTTGCGGTGATGATAAACGTTTATGGCCAGGAGAAGGTGTTGTAGATCATGAAGGTATTGCTACAGCATTAAAAGAAATTGGCTTTGATGGAGTTTGCACTATCGAAGAATTTCGTCCAGAATATTATGCTATGAGTCATGAAGAAAATATTAAAAAAGCAGCCGAAGTAACTAAAGCATTTGTAAATAAATATTTTGGTTAA
- a CDS encoding PTS lactose/cellobiose transporter subunit IIA: MNTEKIAFDIISLAGDAKAELQAALKLAHQGKFTEAQAQIDKATPQLQKAHELQTQELLTREANGEKLSFNVLISHAQDYLMTTYILKDMVIEIIQLYSIIKK, translated from the coding sequence ATGAATACAGAAAAAATTGCATTTGATATTATCTCCTTGGCTGGAGATGCTAAAGCTGAATTACAAGCTGCATTAAAATTAGCTCATCAAGGAAAGTTTACTGAAGCACAAGCTCAAATTGATAAAGCTACACCACAATTACAAAAAGCTCATGAATTACAAACACAAGAATTACTTACACGTGAAGCCAATGGTGAAAAACTTTCTTTTAATGTTTTAATATCACATGCTCAAGATTATCTAATGACCACCTATATACTTAAAGATATGGTAATTGAAATCATTCAATTATATAGTATCATTAAAAAGTAA
- a CDS encoding MFS transporter — protein sequence MSSEQINTKASRTVMIMAITATFASLAFGYDTGVINGALPYMAEPDQLNLTPALEGLVVSAICIGAAFGSALGGRISDILGRKHHHLLICQYYFLYLLLVVLYPLMQL from the coding sequence ATGTCTAGTGAACAAATAAATACAAAAGCCTCAAGAACTGTAATGATTATGGCTATTACTGCTACATTTGCTTCTTTAGCTTTTGGTTATGATACAGGAGTTATAAATGGAGCACTTCCATATATGGCTGAACCTGACCAACTAAATTTAACACCTGCATTAGAAGGTCTTGTAGTAAGTGCCATTTGCATTGGCGCTGCTTTTGGTTCTGCTCTTGGAGGTCGTATTTCTGATATTTTGGGTCGTAAACACCATCACTTACTTATTTGTCAATACTATTTTTTATATCTACTCTTGGTTGTGCTCTATCCATTAATGCAACTATGA
- a CDS encoding sugar phosphate isomerase/epimerase family protein, with amino-acid sequence MKIAFDVDVLAKQMDINTMVHQVADWGYKYIEQSPHPRINPFYKHPLFSEDCEREYRKALKETGVEISSFIVVYRWSGPTEEERQFAVRNWKRMIEIAVDMGVPVINTEFSGDPNQQEICNGMWFKSMEELLPIIEREGLRVEIQSHPYDFCELNNETCDLVKSFRSKNLGVVYSAAHTFFYDQGKGDVRSMLKYAGDELTHVLFADTFNQTLDCRYIANPPSLNARGRADVTIHQHLAMGEGDVDFAGIFETLRGMDFANKQLKKDAPKVGGDNIACVSYFGFPEKMNIQAPEARERIERELLGK; translated from the coding sequence ATGAAAATAGCATTTGATGTTGATGTGCTCGCTAAACAAATGGATATTAACACTATGGTTCACCAAGTAGCTGATTGGGGTTATAAATATATTGAACAATCCCCACATCCTCGCATTAATCCATTTTATAAACATCCACTTTTCTCTGAAGATTGTGAACGCGAATATAGAAAAGCTCTTAAAGAAACTGGTGTAGAAATTTCTTCATTTATTGTTGTATATCGTTGGTCTGGTCCTACTGAAGAAGAACGTCAATTCGCTGTACGTAATTGGAAACGCATGATTGAAATAGCTGTAGATATGGGTGTTCCTGTCATCAATACTGAATTTTCTGGAGATCCAAATCAACAAGAAATTTGCAACGGCATGTGGTTTAAATCTATGGAAGAATTGCTTCCAATTATCGAACGTGAAGGTTTACGTGTAGAAATACAGTCTCATCCTTATGATTTTTGTGAATTAAATAATGAAACTTGTGATTTAGTAAAATCATTCCGTTCTAAAAACTTAGGTGTAGTATATTCAGCAGCTCATACATTCTTCTATGACCAAGGAAAAGGTGACGTTCGTTCTATGTTAAAATACGCAGGAGACGAATTAACACATGTATTATTTGCTGATACATTTAATCAAACATTAGATTGTAGATATATAGCAAATCCACCATCTTTAAATGCAAGAGGTAGAGCAGATGTAACTATCCATCAACATTTAGCAATGGGAGAAGGCGATGTAGATTTTGCAGGTATTTTTGAAACACTACGCGGAATGGATTTTGCAAATAAACAATTAAAGAAAGATGCTCCAAAAGTAGGTGGAGATAATATTGCTTGCGTATCTTATTTTGGCTTCCCTGAAAAAATGAATATCCAAGCACCAGAAGCTCGTGAACGTATTGAACGTGAATTATTAGGTAAATAA
- a CDS encoding AraC family transcriptional regulator yields MLQYFMPHKYKHILNRDCTPKLEYFCKVDEVSSVMPRAMHVHENLVEVLLVYEGSGIYTIDNNKYIAKKGDLIFYNSGVVHDEFGGNGSNLGTYCLGISNLKIVKLGNNKIIEDNYCPIINCNEYFDDILSMFDIIRKSIDIDGIHVAEFSNFLVQALVVKFRIIIEKNGDVKQIKEPSLATKVKIYIDKNYNENISLKSIAEAVNANQYYLSHIFKEETGFSPMQYVTRRRIGEAQNLLINTQLSITEIAANVGYNNSNYFQNVFKKIVGYTPGSYRKRWQV; encoded by the coding sequence ATGTTACAGTATTTTATGCCACATAAATATAAACATATTTTGAATAGAGATTGTACGCCTAAATTAGAATATTTTTGTAAAGTAGATGAAGTTTCATCTGTTATGCCTAGAGCTATGCATGTACATGAAAACTTAGTTGAAGTTTTATTAGTTTATGAAGGTAGCGGTATTTATACAATTGATAATAATAAATATATAGCTAAGAAAGGTGATTTGATTTTTTATAATTCTGGAGTAGTACATGATGAATTTGGTGGTAATGGAAGTAATTTAGGAACGTATTGTTTAGGTATATCTAATTTAAAAATAGTTAAATTAGGAAATAATAAAATCATTGAAGATAATTATTGTCCAATAATAAATTGTAATGAGTATTTTGATGATATTTTGAGTATGTTTGATATAATAAGAAAAAGTATAGATATTGATGGAATACATGTAGCAGAATTCAGTAATTTTTTAGTACAAGCATTAGTGGTTAAGTTTCGTATAATTATTGAAAAAAATGGAGATGTAAAACAAATAAAAGAGCCATCATTAGCAACAAAAGTAAAAATATATATTGATAAAAATTATAATGAAAATATATCTTTAAAAAGTATTGCAGAAGCTGTAAATGCCAATCAGTATTATTTATCACATATTTTTAAAGAAGAAACAGGATTTTCTCCAATGCAATATGTTACTCGAAGAAGAATTGGAGAAGCACAAAATTTGCTGATTAATACACAACTTAGTATTACAGAAATAGCAGCAAATGTAGGATATAATAATTCAAATTATTTTCAAAATGTTTTTAAAAAAATAGTTGGATACACTCCAGGTTCATATCGTAAGCGTTGGCAGGTATAA
- a CDS encoding sugar porter family MFS transporter yields MSILFFISTLGCALSINATMIIIFRFTLGLAVGSASTIVPAYLAEIATGNLRGSLVVLMELVIVSGQLLAYIVNAIIAITLGHDPHVWRYILAIAAIPAILLFFGMLINKESPRWLVAKGKTSEALDVLRLTHESEAKAIAELNDIQDLLAEQSIQQNLSFKDFTEPWMKKVLLIGIGVAILQQTTGVNTIMFYGSQILTKSGFSTDAALIGNIGNGIISVIGTLFGFTLVRRLTRRKMLTIGLIGILFANTCIGTISNIMAGSPNLPYFVLSLTITFLFFQQTFVSPVTWVYMSEIFPLRMRGTALGIAVFFLWGSNFCIQLLFPILMNTFGLSNTFYIFSSIGILSLLFTKFIMPETKGLSIEDIERKFRHDYK; encoded by the coding sequence TTGTCAATACTATTTTTTATATCTACTCTTGGTTGTGCTCTATCCATTAATGCAACTATGATTATAATATTTAGATTTACATTAGGATTAGCTGTTGGTAGTGCTTCTACTATTGTTCCTGCATATTTAGCAGAAATTGCCACTGGTAATTTACGTGGTAGTTTAGTTGTTCTAATGGAACTAGTTATTGTATCTGGTCAATTATTAGCATATATAGTAAATGCTATTATTGCTATTACGCTTGGACACGATCCTCATGTTTGGCGTTATATTTTAGCAATAGCAGCTATTCCTGCTATTCTATTATTTTTTGGTATGTTAATAAACAAAGAATCTCCTCGTTGGCTTGTTGCTAAAGGAAAAACTTCTGAAGCTTTAGATGTTCTGAGATTAACCCATGAAAGTGAAGCTAAAGCTATTGCTGAATTAAATGATATCCAAGATTTATTAGCAGAGCAGTCTATTCAACAAAATTTATCTTTTAAAGATTTTACTGAACCATGGATGAAGAAAGTTCTATTAATTGGTATTGGAGTAGCTATTTTACAGCAAACAACAGGTGTTAATACTATTATGTTCTATGGCTCTCAAATACTTACAAAATCTGGATTTTCTACTGATGCTGCACTAATTGGCAATATTGGTAATGGTATTATCTCAGTTATTGGTACCTTGTTTGGTTTTACATTAGTGAGACGATTAACTCGCCGCAAAATGCTTACTATTGGGCTTATAGGTATTCTATTTGCTAATACTTGTATTGGCACTATTTCTAATATTATGGCTGGCTCTCCAAATTTACCATATTTTGTATTATCTCTTACAATAACATTTCTCTTTTTTCAACAAACATTTGTATCTCCTGTAACTTGGGTATATATGTCTGAAATATTTCCACTTAGAATGCGTGGTACAGCTCTTGGTATTGCCGTTTTCTTTCTATGGGGATCCAACTTTTGTATTCAATTACTATTTCCAATACTTATGAATACATTTGGCTTATCTAATACTTTTTATATTTTTAGTTCTATTGGTATTTTATCTCTACTCTTTACTAAATTTATTATGCCAGAAACTAAAGGTTTATCTATAGAAGATATTGAACGTAAATTCCGTCATGATTATAAATAA
- a CDS encoding Gfo/Idh/MocA family protein, whose translation MLNVGVIGCGGMGRDHISRLTNKIQGAQVVAVCDVFEESAKKAASICNAKVYTDEKLLINDPDVDAVFIVSPGFAHVEALLEAIQAGKRIFCEKPLCTTAEDCLKVVQAEVASGKHLIQLGFMRRYDVGYAKVKEALLSGEYGEPLMLHCTHRNPEVGTNYNTPMAVHDTAIHEIDVLHWLVDDEYESAQVIMPRVTKYSHSELKDPQIMLLRTKKGVCIDVEVFVNCKFGYDINCEVVCEDGAIKMPMATVYPTIRKNASVSTTIDTDCFVRFKDAYDAEVQAWVDDAAKGEINGPNAWDGYLAAITADALVKAQQTGAIEKINAAVEKPDFYNK comes from the coding sequence ATGTTAAATGTAGGTGTTATTGGCTGTGGCGGAATGGGTAGAGACCATATCTCCAGATTGACAAATAAAATTCAAGGTGCTCAAGTTGTTGCTGTTTGTGATGTATTTGAAGAAAGCGCAAAAAAAGCTGCTAGTATTTGTAACGCTAAAGTTTATACTGATGAAAAACTTTTAATTAATGATCCAGATGTTGATGCTGTATTCATTGTAAGTCCTGGTTTTGCTCATGTCGAAGCTCTTTTAGAAGCTATCCAAGCTGGCAAACGTATTTTCTGCGAAAAACCACTTTGCACAACAGCTGAAGATTGCCTAAAAGTTGTACAAGCTGAAGTTGCTTCTGGCAAACATTTAATTCAATTAGGCTTTATGCGTCGTTATGATGTTGGTTATGCTAAAGTAAAAGAAGCTCTCTTATCTGGTGAATATGGTGAACCATTAATGCTTCACTGCACACATAGAAACCCAGAAGTAGGTACTAATTATAATACTCCAATGGCTGTTCATGATACTGCAATTCATGAAATTGACGTATTACATTGGCTTGTTGATGATGAATATGAATCCGCACAAGTAATCATGCCAAGAGTTACTAAATATTCTCATAGCGAATTAAAAGATCCTCAAATCATGTTACTCCGTACAAAAAAAGGTGTCTGCATTGATGTAGAAGTATTTGTTAACTGCAAATTTGGTTACGATATCAATTGCGAAGTAGTTTGTGAAGATGGTGCTATCAAAATGCCTATGGCTACTGTTTATCCAACAATTCGTAAAAATGCTAGTGTATCCACAACAATTGATACTGATTGCTTCGTTCGTTTTAAAGACGCTTATGATGCTGAAGTTCAAGCTTGGGTTGATGATGCTGCTAAAGGCGAAATCAATGGTCCAAATGCTTGGGATGGCTATCTTGCTGCTATCACTGCTGACGCTCTTGTAAAAGCTCAACAAACTGGTGCTATTGAAAAAATTAACGCAGCTGTAGAAAAACCTGATTTCTACAATAAATAA